One window from the genome of Kaistella carnis encodes:
- a CDS encoding toprim domain-containing protein — MNGKNYFGIGFKNDSDGYEIRNAYSKICLGKKDISIINIDSNSIRIFEGFFDFLSFKNVENYLEKEASDCLILNSVSMIAKIKNTIKNYENIELYFDNDEAGNRAVEMIKSENENAEDCRILYSDFKDLNDWLIHENPSNERQLKYKRR; from the coding sequence ATGAATGGTAAAAATTATTTCGGAATAGGTTTTAAAAATGATTCTGATGGTTATGAAATTCGAAATGCATATTCTAAAATTTGTTTGGGTAAAAAAGATATTTCAATCATAAATATTGACTCAAATTCAATCCGGATTTTCGAGGGCTTTTTTGATTTTCTTTCCTTTAAGAATGTTGAAAATTATCTGGAAAAAGAAGCTTCGGATTGCCTCATTTTGAATTCAGTTTCTATGATTGCTAAAATTAAAAATACAATTAAAAATTATGAAAATATAGAACTCTATTTTGATAATGACGAAGCTGGAAATCGAGCCGTTGAAATGATAAAAAGTGAAAACGAAAATGCCGAAGATTGTCGGATTTTGTATTCCGATTTTAAGGACTTAAATGATTGGTTGATTCATGAAAACCCATCAAATGAAAGACAGTTGAAATACAAAAGAAGGTGA
- a CDS encoding PDDEXK-like family protein: MNEISKLLEEVSWFNKIKKLKVEKSDDQFNMFRICGVNHYENTHSSIIAELLNPNATHQFNHLFLESFIQALIFSKVLPADYEFKYENVQVKREHQTSFGRLDILLTNSANEAILIENKIYAADQFEQLKRYSDYGKQTFADKFKLLYLTLWGNESQAATVSNVEYVQVSYCDTVLQWLDRCVEIAARSPVVRETLIQYSNHLKNLTNSNTNAIMDQELINKLSTLENLDSVFKIADNVDNVKNNIINTVFLKQLQEIGEELNLNSLSEKGEFVNSSWAGFSFSNPDWRNFNVFMEFSAKGLRNLIIGISSKNDQVDISSLPLIKEKIGGGNGRAAFVRFPTYPNWDVDAMKAILNGDMKDIVKNKIIDLIEITRGVENL, translated from the coding sequence ATGAATGAAATTTCGAAACTTCTTGAAGAAGTAAGTTGGTTTAATAAAATTAAAAAATTGAAAGTCGAAAAAAGTGATGACCAATTTAATATGTTTCGTATCTGTGGAGTAAACCATTATGAGAATACACATTCATCCATTATTGCAGAATTATTAAATCCAAATGCGACTCATCAATTTAATCATCTTTTCTTAGAATCATTTATTCAAGCACTAATTTTTTCAAAAGTATTACCTGCAGATTATGAATTTAAATATGAAAACGTTCAGGTGAAAAGAGAACATCAGACAAGTTTCGGTCGGTTAGATATTCTATTAACGAACTCCGCAAATGAAGCAATTCTTATAGAAAATAAAATTTATGCTGCTGATCAATTTGAGCAGTTAAAGAGATATAGTGATTATGGTAAGCAAACTTTTGCGGATAAATTTAAATTATTATATCTGACCCTTTGGGGAAATGAATCTCAGGCGGCAACTGTTTCCAATGTCGAGTATGTACAAGTTTCGTATTGTGATACTGTACTTCAATGGCTTGATCGATGCGTTGAAATCGCAGCTCGCTCTCCAGTTGTACGAGAAACTTTAATACAGTATAGTAATCATTTAAAAAACTTAACCAACTCTAATACTAATGCAATTATGGATCAAGAATTAATTAATAAATTATCAACTCTTGAAAATCTGGACTCTGTATTCAAAATTGCAGATAATGTTGATAATGTAAAAAACAACATAATCAACACTGTTTTTTTAAAGCAGTTACAAGAAATTGGTGAAGAATTAAATTTGAATTCTTTATCAGAAAAAGGAGAATTTGTAAATAGTTCATGGGCGGGTTTTTCTTTTTCCAATCCTGATTGGAGAAATTTTAATGTGTTTATGGAATTTAGTGCTAAAGGATTAAGAAACCTAATTATTGGAATTTCATCAAAAAATGATCAGGTTGATATTTCTTCTTTACCACTTATAAAGGAAAAAATAGGCGGGGGAAATGGCAGAGCTGCGTTCGTAAGATTTCCAACTTATCCAAATTGGGATGTTGATGCAATGAAAGCAATTTTGAATGGTGATATGAAGGATATCGTAAAAAATAAAATAATCGATCTAATTGAAATTACCAGAGGCGTAGAAAATTTATAA
- a CDS encoding DUF3024 domain-containing protein — MEQKNINIQEQYLKTFIETLRPQDLEIRKQVDIGYSWQNNTAILFEIRPKWDHPEELMNTEFAKIRYTKTQKEYKLYWMRGTGKWEIYEPFPTATNLQELLNVIKEDAHSCFFG; from the coding sequence ATGGAGCAAAAAAATATAAATATCCAAGAACAGTATTTAAAAACCTTTATAGAAACTCTACGTCCGCAGGATCTAGAAATCCGTAAACAGGTTGACATTGGTTATTCCTGGCAAAATAATACCGCTATTCTATTTGAGATTCGCCCAAAATGGGATCATCCAGAAGAGTTGATGAATACAGAGTTTGCAAAAATCCGTTATACAAAAACACAAAAAGAATACAAACTATATTGGATGCGTGGTACAGGAAAGTGGGAAATTTACGAACCTTTTCCTACCGCTACCAATCTACAAGAGTTGCTAAACGTAATAAAAGAAGATGCCCATTCTTGCTTTTTCGGATAA
- a CDS encoding restriction endonuclease subunit S, producing the protein MSYKKLGEYIQQVNERNRDLETTVLLGVSITKKLIPSIANTIGTDMSVYKIIKRRQFAYGTVTSRNGEKISIALADEYEKALVSQIYVVFEVVDTTFLLPEYLMMWFSRPEFDRYARYHSHGSTRETFDWADLCETELPIPSIEEQIELVKQYYTISDKIKVNEQICEKLETTAQTLYKHWFVDCGNEELVFIKDYIESNPSLPMKKGMKAKYTEMRDLSENHLSIKQPIIKEYMGGSRFQNFDTLFARITPCLENGKTGFVNYLVENEIAFGSTEFIVIRPKFSISPYWVYCLCKDENFRTYAISTMIGSSGRQRVHESYLLKYKYPRIDEPKMMKFDLYVKSIFQLVKNFNNQIHKLAQLQSLLLSRLATLEVN; encoded by the coding sequence ATGAGTTATAAAAAATTAGGGGAATATATTCAACAGGTCAACGAGCGAAATCGTGATTTGGAAACTACGGTTCTTTTGGGAGTAAGTATTACTAAAAAACTGATTCCTTCTATTGCCAATACAATTGGGACCGATATGTCTGTTTATAAAATTATAAAAAGAAGACAGTTTGCTTACGGAACAGTTACTTCTAGAAATGGTGAAAAAATTTCGATTGCTTTAGCAGACGAATATGAAAAAGCATTAGTCTCGCAGATTTATGTCGTATTTGAAGTTGTAGATACTACCTTTTTATTGCCTGAATATTTAATGATGTGGTTCTCTCGTCCTGAGTTCGACCGTTATGCTCGTTATCATTCTCATGGAAGCACCCGTGAAACTTTTGATTGGGCAGATTTATGTGAAACTGAACTTCCGATTCCTTCTATTGAAGAACAAATAGAATTAGTAAAGCAATACTACACGATCAGCGACAAAATAAAAGTAAATGAGCAAATCTGTGAGAAGTTAGAAACCACGGCTCAAACTTTATACAAGCATTGGTTTGTGGATTGTGGGAATGAAGAGCTGGTTTTTATAAAGGATTATATTGAATCAAATCCATCATTACCAATGAAAAAAGGAATGAAAGCAAAATATACTGAGATGAGAGATTTATCAGAAAATCACCTTTCTATTAAGCAGCCTATCATCAAAGAATATATGGGAGGTTCACGTTTTCAAAATTTCGATACACTATTTGCGAGAATAACGCCTTGTCTTGAGAATGGAAAAACTGGATTTGTTAATTATTTGGTAGAAAATGAAATTGCATTTGGATCTACTGAGTTTATAGTTATTCGGCCAAAATTTTCTATCAGTCCATATTGGGTGTATTGTCTTTGTAAAGATGAAAATTTTAGAACTTATGCTATTAGTACGATGATTGGTTCTTCTGGAAGACAAAGGGTTCATGAATCTTATTTACTAAAATATAAATATCCTAGAATTGATGAACCAAAAATGATGAAATTTGATTTGTACGTTAAATCAATATTCCAATTAGTAAAAAACTTCAATAATCAAATTCATAAGCTCGCTCAACTTCAATCGTTACTATTATCGCGATTGGCAACATTAGAAGTAAATTAA
- a CDS encoding plasmid mobilization protein → MKEDFFKKFVQKATEENEQKLNAEKRKNYFKDLGRRGGLKKKSDPQLTRIISFRMTEIEYQIELKKAEKVKLKLSTFARMVYQEKVLKINEFKTDEILLEYGNNFKRIKNLLRHNEWNVFSNKKKIIMEIEEIIELIRQYLYSKRNQKIADE, encoded by the coding sequence ATGAAAGAAGATTTTTTTAAAAAATTTGTGCAAAAAGCAACAGAGGAAAATGAACAAAAATTGAATGCTGAAAAAAGAAAAAATTACTTCAAAGATTTAGGTCGAAGGGGTGGTTTGAAAAAGAAATCTGATCCACAATTAACGAGAATAATTTCCTTCAGGATGACTGAAATTGAATATCAAATTGAGTTAAAAAAAGCCGAGAAAGTCAAGCTGAAATTATCAACTTTTGCCCGAATGGTTTACCAGGAAAAAGTGCTGAAAATTAACGAATTTAAAACTGATGAAATCTTGTTGGAATACGGAAATAATTTTAAAAGGATTAAAAATTTATTGCGCCACAATGAATGGAATGTTTTCTCGAATAAAAAGAAAATTATTATGGAGATCGAAGAAATAATTGAACTCATTCGACAGTATTTATATTCTAAAAGAAATCAAAAAATAGCGGATGAATAA
- a CDS encoding DUF6088 family protein produces METSKSQIENKIMKSSRGELFFADDFSKYGSSENIRQVLSRLEKEGVLERIAHGIYLKPKIDSLLGTVYPNTEEVAKEIAKRDKSLIAPTGVLALFLLGLSSQVPLKAVYLTDGSPREIKIGKRSVRFKRTTPKSFAIKDELLHLIVQAFKEIGQKEVSADFLHRIKPAVKKLTKETIKSQLKYAPVWIQKNINNLYQSTKDVD; encoded by the coding sequence ATGGAAACCTCTAAAAGTCAAATAGAAAATAAGATTATGAAATCATCACGTGGCGAATTATTTTTCGCTGATGATTTCTCAAAATATGGTTCATCTGAAAATATTCGTCAGGTGCTTTCCCGTTTGGAGAAAGAAGGTGTTTTAGAAAGAATTGCGCATGGCATCTACTTAAAACCTAAAATAGATTCTTTATTAGGAACTGTTTATCCTAACACCGAAGAGGTTGCTAAAGAAATTGCCAAGAGAGACAAATCTCTAATTGCCCCAACTGGTGTTTTAGCACTTTTCCTTTTAGGATTAAGCAGTCAGGTACCCTTAAAAGCAGTATATCTAACCGATGGCTCACCCAGAGAAATAAAAATAGGAAAACGTTCTGTTAGATTTAAAAGAACAACTCCAAAAAGTTTTGCGATCAAAGATGAATTATTACATCTCATCGTTCAAGCTTTCAAAGAAATTGGCCAAAAAGAAGTGTCAGCTGATTTTCTACATCGAATTAAACCTGCAGTTAAAAAATTAACTAAAGAAACGATAAAGTCACAATTGAAATACGCTCCGGTTTGGATTCAGAAAAATATAAATAACCTTTATCAATCAACAAAGGATGTGGATTAA
- a CDS encoding P-loop NTPase fold protein, translating to MESKSTNEKNNQYKFLTNKPLGEDLFKNRSQEKIATVISEKIINEDDFKIIGIDGAWGSGKSNLVFQVKKKLLETHKFFIYDVWGHQEDEQRKAILVELTEFIKNEKDVLKKSDKKNWDDKLKILLANSKETTTVNQPYLSVGFIFSLLSIIYIPTVNVFKDSLKDFLQIESWFWKLVLVTFPVLIVFGIYFYNVFRSWKNKKGFCKSFRFAAEETFQVYTNKQKEETKIETISENQPSVRDFQKWMEEIDGDLNKKIVLVFDNFDRLPKKHIQNIWSSIHIFFAEKNYQNIKVILPFDREHIQNAFKELNPDGKDKTFGDDYVNKTFDIVFRVTPPIMSDWKQFFQNQWKNAFHNFEEEELRLVIQIYEFLCKRITPREIIAFINEILTIKLLDENFKERYIAIFVLKKDEILHNPLLAITVLDYLSGLKSIYDNDSNFGKQLTGIVYHIDVEDAVELIYTQELKEALNKNDIEKFNSICKSDFADSIFSSVIMDLEVLENPIKTLCQIENETGISTSQISQAWETFYYKIVNKEIKVEKLVIEEWQLLLLENYDDDQYLQKLLVEYSGLIDESNTLEYVSLIDRLIEVLGEERILPLLRSKNLTAENLIQVIENKGVDYAKYKLSGSNKEVDAHMSALIMDDILKLNHTDVLCENFELSDYSLHLKENLITTIDQNNAQKTNDIFLKIKETTNGESTFLKEFLDDTKIYSFYANNVSSLLPVMNEFIAMYIAKGVEFNSSYVSTFNTIMASDDEVKAIEIGNTILNYISYGDLLLSSGHFKGSLLFKEIVLTLFSNSPMTKAANIYNLIEKYKIIKESLDVPGEALLKELDRWPVDKTKLKLDELDDIFIEDCFTYDQFSISKSFIDKFNTEFNGLNDEDYNIVFDADTDIHFRYFQFLSGDSLTQSSLDVFKKRLLDKIEKGEADENWWKILLKYESNNSKLSIVNTLKDIRDQFLSNQIELDLETAKRILPIFINYNILDSSLDIFRTIIKNGFLNDGEFIDILLENKLFIKNLYQSTTSSQKEGFRNILNEKRGDSSKLEEIAKDIGIRRAKE from the coding sequence ATGGAGAGCAAATCTACTAATGAAAAGAATAATCAGTATAAATTCTTAACAAATAAACCGTTAGGCGAAGATTTATTTAAGAATAGATCTCAAGAAAAAATTGCTACTGTAATTAGCGAAAAAATTATCAACGAAGACGATTTTAAGATTATTGGTATTGATGGTGCATGGGGATCTGGAAAAAGTAATCTTGTTTTTCAGGTAAAGAAGAAATTATTAGAGACCCATAAATTTTTTATCTATGATGTTTGGGGACATCAAGAAGATGAGCAAAGGAAAGCAATCTTAGTTGAACTAACTGAATTTATTAAAAATGAAAAGGACGTTCTTAAGAAAAGTGATAAAAAAAATTGGGATGATAAGTTGAAGATACTTCTTGCAAATTCTAAAGAGACTACTACGGTTAATCAACCATATTTAAGTGTTGGATTTATTTTTAGTCTATTATCAATAATTTACATCCCGACTGTAAATGTGTTCAAAGATTCTTTAAAAGATTTTCTTCAGATCGAATCTTGGTTTTGGAAATTAGTTTTGGTTACATTTCCTGTACTAATCGTTTTTGGAATTTATTTTTATAATGTTTTTAGGAGTTGGAAAAATAAAAAGGGATTTTGTAAATCATTTCGCTTTGCTGCAGAAGAAACTTTTCAAGTGTACACTAATAAACAAAAAGAAGAAACAAAAATTGAAACGATTTCGGAAAACCAACCTTCGGTTAGAGATTTTCAAAAATGGATGGAAGAAATCGATGGGGATTTAAATAAAAAAATAGTTTTAGTTTTTGACAATTTTGACAGATTGCCAAAAAAACATATTCAAAATATATGGTCGTCCATTCATATATTTTTTGCGGAAAAGAATTATCAAAATATCAAAGTTATACTTCCATTTGATAGAGAACATATCCAGAATGCTTTTAAAGAATTAAATCCTGATGGAAAAGATAAGACATTTGGTGATGATTATGTGAACAAAACATTTGATATTGTTTTTAGAGTTACGCCGCCTATTATGTCTGACTGGAAGCAATTTTTTCAAAATCAATGGAAAAATGCTTTTCACAATTTTGAAGAAGAAGAATTACGATTGGTAATACAAATTTATGAATTTTTGTGTAAGAGGATAACTCCGCGAGAGATTATTGCTTTCATTAATGAGATTTTGACAATCAAACTTTTAGATGAAAATTTTAAAGAAAGATATATCGCAATATTTGTATTGAAAAAAGATGAAATTTTGCACAATCCATTATTAGCGATTACTGTCCTTGATTACCTAAGTGGACTAAAATCAATATATGATAATGATTCTAATTTTGGAAAGCAATTAACTGGTATCGTTTATCATATTGATGTTGAAGATGCTGTTGAATTAATTTATACTCAAGAATTGAAAGAAGCTCTAAATAAAAATGATATTGAGAAATTTAATTCTATTTGCAAATCAGATTTCGCAGATTCTATATTTAGTTCGGTAATTATGGATTTGGAAGTTTTAGAAAATCCCATTAAAACGTTGTGTCAAATTGAAAATGAGACAGGTATTTCAACTTCTCAAATTTCGCAAGCATGGGAAACCTTCTACTATAAAATAGTTAATAAAGAAATTAAGGTTGAAAAGCTCGTGATCGAAGAGTGGCAGTTACTTCTGCTTGAGAATTATGATGATGATCAATACTTACAAAAGTTATTAGTTGAATATAGTGGTCTAATCGACGAATCAAATACATTGGAATACGTTTCTCTTATAGACAGGTTAATTGAAGTGTTAGGTGAGGAGAGAATCTTGCCGCTGTTACGTTCTAAAAATCTAACTGCCGAAAATTTAATTCAGGTTATCGAAAATAAAGGAGTTGATTATGCAAAATATAAATTATCTGGTAGCAATAAAGAAGTCGATGCTCACATGTCAGCACTAATAATGGATGATATTTTGAAATTGAATCATACAGATGTTTTATGTGAGAATTTTGAACTTTCTGATTATTCCTTACATTTAAAGGAGAATCTGATTACAACTATTGATCAAAACAATGCCCAAAAAACTAATGATATTTTCTTAAAAATAAAGGAAACAACTAATGGTGAGAGTACATTTTTAAAAGAATTTTTAGATGATACCAAGATTTATTCCTTTTATGCTAATAATGTTTCATCATTACTACCTGTGATGAATGAATTTATTGCCATGTATATTGCCAAAGGAGTGGAATTTAATAGTTCTTATGTAAGTACCTTTAATACTATTATGGCTAGTGATGATGAGGTAAAAGCTATAGAAATTGGAAACACAATTCTCAACTACATCTCATATGGGGACTTGCTTTTAAGTTCAGGGCATTTTAAGGGAAGCCTTTTATTTAAGGAAATTGTTCTCACACTTTTTTCGAATTCTCCAATGACGAAAGCAGCAAATATTTATAACCTTATCGAAAAATATAAAATAATAAAAGAATCATTAGATGTACCGGGTGAAGCGTTACTAAAAGAACTTGATAGATGGCCAGTTGATAAAACTAAATTAAAATTAGACGAATTAGATGATATATTTATTGAAGACTGTTTTACCTATGATCAATTCTCAATTTCAAAAAGTTTTATAGATAAATTTAACACAGAATTTAATGGGCTAAATGATGAAGATTATAACATTGTTTTTGATGCCGATACAGATATACATTTTAGATACTTTCAGTTTTTATCTGGTGATTCACTAACCCAATCCTCTCTTGATGTTTTTAAGAAGCGACTTTTGGATAAAATTGAAAAAGGTGAAGCTGACGAAAATTGGTGGAAAATATTACTTAAATATGAGAGTAATAATTCAAAATTATCAATTGTTAATACTTTGAAAGATATCAGAGATCAATTTCTAAGTAATCAAATAGAATTAGATCTGGAAACAGCTAAAAGGATTCTTCCAATTTTTATAAATTATAATATTTTGGATAGTTCATTAGATATTTTCAGAACTATTATTAAAAATGGCTTTTTAAATGATGGAGAATTTATAGATATCTTATTGGAAAATAAACTATTCATTAAGAATTTATATCAAAGTACCACTTCTTCTCAAAAAGAAGGTTTCAGAAATATCTTAAACGAAAAGAGAGGAGATAGTTCTAAATTAGAAGAAATAGCAAAAGATATTGGTATTAGAAGAGCTAAAGAATAA
- a CDS encoding relaxase/mobilization nuclease domain-containing protein: MNNSATTRMISKIALEYNGNDKGMAIAAASNFLLSSNPEYQYQEMKTVADRNSKVKKWALTGYISPPTENTKQLSDEELTEISIEALQKIGVTDRNQYRLDIHNSTRQKHIHFVVNRIDINGKCTVKAHDVGKRFGEAVRKVCQERNLKTDVEIGIEKKAFMLKNLTESLKNSNNFDDLTSAMRKRGFLTELSKNEKIGISGMRIILESDINHQTERQYKPGYKLSEITSNLKIAEIKNIFELKNLLIQELKTQPSLKEFRENLHRQGWAMKVQYKKEFRPNQINQVHDIWIKRVATTTSNQQKDGFFYKKYEGFSLSATDGNFQNIEKLINATAQSSVFPASSKNENVLEIALETVEELLKPNYVSQAEDEWWKKKKKFKR, translated from the coding sequence ATGAATAATTCAGCAACAACTAGAATGATTTCTAAAATTGCGTTGGAATATAATGGGAACGATAAAGGAATGGCAATCGCCGCAGCATCTAATTTTCTTTTAAGCAGCAATCCGGAATATCAATACCAGGAAATGAAAACGGTAGCCGACAGAAATTCAAAAGTGAAAAAGTGGGCTTTAACTGGATATATTTCTCCACCTACTGAAAACACAAAGCAATTATCAGATGAAGAATTAACTGAAATTTCAATTGAAGCTTTGCAGAAGATTGGAGTTACAGATAGAAATCAATACCGCTTGGATATCCACAACAGCACGAGGCAGAAACATATTCATTTTGTTGTGAATCGAATTGATATCAATGGAAAGTGTACCGTAAAAGCACACGATGTAGGAAAGCGTTTCGGTGAAGCGGTTCGGAAAGTTTGTCAGGAGAGAAATCTTAAAACTGACGTTGAGATTGGAATTGAAAAAAAGGCGTTTATGTTGAAAAATCTTACTGAGAGCTTGAAGAACTCCAATAATTTTGATGACCTAACTTCAGCAATGAGGAAAAGAGGTTTTTTGACAGAACTTTCTAAAAATGAAAAGATTGGAATTTCGGGAATGCGAATTATTCTGGAAAGCGACATCAACCACCAAACCGAACGACAATACAAGCCGGGTTATAAACTTTCGGAGATAACATCAAATCTCAAAATAGCGGAGATCAAGAATATATTTGAGTTAAAAAATTTATTAATTCAAGAATTAAAAACTCAACCCAGTTTAAAAGAATTTCGGGAAAATCTGCATCGGCAAGGATGGGCGATGAAAGTTCAGTATAAAAAAGAATTCCGACCCAATCAAATTAATCAAGTTCATGATATCTGGATCAAAAGAGTTGCGACCACAACTTCCAATCAGCAGAAAGATGGTTTCTTTTACAAGAAATACGAGGGATTTTCTCTTTCTGCAACTGATGGTAATTTTCAAAACATTGAAAAATTAATAAATGCTACCGCACAATCATCAGTTTTTCCTGCCAGCAGCAAGAATGAAAATGTATTAGAAATTGCTTTGGAAACAGTTGAAGAACTCCTAAAGCCAAATTACGTTTCACAAGCGGAAGATGAATGGTGGAAAAAGAAGAAAAAATTTAAACGATAA
- a CDS encoding type I restriction-modification system subunit M — MAKKIQTKSTEEILWDSANKLRGSVEPSEYKHVVLSLIFLKFANDKFLRRREELLADGKDAFLEIPEFYQAENVFYLPEESRWTYIIENAKQEDITLKVDSALKTIERTNKSLEGALPDNYFSRLGLDQSKFSALLDTINNIDTLKDESQDIVGRVYEYFLSKFAIAEGKGKGEFYTPKSIVNLIAEMIEPYKGKIYDPSCGSGGMFVQSLKFIDKHKGNQKDISIYGQELTNTTFKLAKMNLAIRGISANMGSKAADTFSDDQHRGLKADYIMANPPFNLKDWRAENELTDDPRWAGYRVPPKSNANYAWILTMISKLSQNGVAGFILANGALSGSGEEYEIRKQIIENDLVEAIVILPRAMFYSTDISVTLWILNRNKTARTVEVVDDVKKYRNRQNEVLFLDLRQKGEPFEKKFIQFGEDEISNIAKNFHNWQQESHQETYQDIPEYSYSATLGEIRKKDYSLVPSKYIEFVNRDEQIDYDVQMESLQNDLKQLFQQEKDLKREVENVFKSLGYEL; from the coding sequence ATGGCCAAAAAAATACAAACTAAATCCACCGAAGAAATCCTTTGGGATTCCGCTAATAAATTAAGAGGTTCTGTGGAACCTTCCGAATACAAACACGTTGTCCTCAGTTTAATATTCCTGAAATTTGCCAACGACAAATTCCTCCGAAGAAGAGAAGAATTACTCGCAGACGGCAAAGATGCTTTTCTGGAAATTCCGGAATTCTACCAGGCAGAAAATGTATTTTATTTACCCGAAGAATCCCGCTGGACTTACATCATCGAAAATGCCAAGCAGGAAGATATTACGCTGAAAGTAGATTCCGCCCTGAAAACTATTGAGCGAACCAATAAATCTCTAGAAGGGGCATTGCCAGATAATTATTTTTCCCGTTTAGGTTTGGATCAGTCCAAATTCTCAGCTTTGCTGGACACCATTAATAATATCGATACTTTAAAAGATGAATCTCAGGATATTGTGGGGCGCGTTTATGAATATTTTCTTAGCAAATTTGCCATTGCCGAAGGAAAAGGAAAAGGCGAGTTCTATACTCCGAAATCTATTGTAAACCTGATCGCAGAAATGATAGAGCCTTATAAAGGCAAAATTTATGATCCTTCTTGCGGTTCCGGCGGTATGTTTGTGCAGTCGCTGAAATTTATTGATAAACACAAAGGAAATCAAAAAGACATTTCGATTTACGGACAGGAGTTGACCAACACCACTTTCAAACTGGCAAAAATGAATCTGGCTATTCGCGGAATTTCAGCCAATATGGGCAGTAAAGCAGCGGACACTTTTAGCGATGACCAACACCGCGGATTAAAAGCCGATTATATTATGGCCAATCCGCCCTTTAATTTAAAAGACTGGCGCGCCGAAAATGAATTAACCGATGATCCACGTTGGGCAGGCTACAGAGTTCCGCCGAAATCCAATGCCAACTACGCCTGGATTTTGACTATGATCTCTAAACTTTCTCAAAACGGAGTTGCCGGGTTTATCCTCGCGAATGGAGCATTGTCTGGAAGTGGCGAGGAATATGAAATTCGGAAACAGATTATTGAAAATGATTTGGTAGAAGCGATTGTTATTTTACCCAGAGCGATGTTTTATTCTACTGACATTTCGGTGACGCTTTGGATTCTGAACCGGAATAAAACGGCAAGAACAGTAGAAGTGGTTGATGATGTTAAGAAATATAGAAACCGCCAAAACGAAGTGCTGTTTTTGGATTTAAGGCAAAAAGGCGAACCTTTTGAGAAAAAATTCATCCAGTTTGGAGAAGATGAAATTTCGAATATTGCTAAAAACTTCCACAATTGGCAGCAGGAAAGCCATCAGGAAACCTATCAAGATATTCCGGAATACTCTTATAGTGCAACCTTAGGAGAAATCCGTAAAAAAGATTATTCTTTAGTTCCAAGTAAATATATTGAGTTCGTGAATCGTGATGAACAAATTGATTACGATGTACAAATGGAATCATTGCAAAATGATTTAAAACAATTGTTTCAGCAGGAGAAAGATTTAAAAAGAGAAGTAGAAAACGTTTTTAAATCTTTGGGATATGAGTTATAA